The genome window GGGTGACGCCCGATAACCTAACATCAAATCCTCcccccaagggaggaacggcagatcccctcagatgttataggcccagggCTGAAGGGGCCAGGAAGAAGGCACTATCAGCTGACTGGTCCCTCCAAAGCGCTCCGGgcgaacagctccatcttacaggccctgtgagaATCTCACTAAGGTCCCCGCGAGGgctccggacagctggaggaaggaaaaagcttcctcccaccaggccggggccagggagCTGTAAAAGTCACTGGCTCCGGCAGgtgtggaggtcagccgcatcatcgaggggctggggaccaccagtaaattggcctctgctgaatgaagaggccgtgtgggaacatatggggtgatgcggtctcgaagatacgagggtcccaggccgtataaggccttaaaggtcaacaccaacaccttgaaaacgatccggaactccactgggagccaatgtagccggcgcaacacaggctgaatatgatcccaactggcgctgcctgtgagcaagcgcgccgccacatgttggaccagtttcagtctccggatcaagcgcaagggaaggccagcgtagagcgagttacaatagtctagcctggaggtgaccgttgcatggatcacagtggctaggtccgcttgggagaggaagggggccaggagaggaagggggccaggagATGGCATCAAAATATTAAATGAGGCCTCTCCTCCAAAAAAACAAGGGGCAACTTTTACTAAACTGGAAAGCAATATTTCCTTCAGCATTTTCCCCAAAAGTACCCATGTCGTTTTGTTAATACACATACTTAGCTAAATGGGGCTGATTTATACTGGATAACAATATACTGGATAGCTAGTCTCTGGTTCCAGTTATGCCACGAAATAGCTTCTTGTCtctaataaaatgttttaaatcaataatGTAAATCACTAAATCGCCTTTGGCAAGCTGCTATTTTTTTCGCCCTCACTTCATTCCCTGCCCCAAATTTTTCAGCCTCACTTCATTCCCTGCCCTGTGATGACAATATAAACCTGCCACACAGGGTTGTCCTAAGCAGCAGTTCTGAGGTGAAACCCTTCACAGTGCTTTATTGATTTGTTATGAAGCAGTTGATTGGCTGAAAGGCTGATAAGCATCATCAGCAACAAATTCGATTGGTCGCTGGCCAGGCTGGAAAGGCTTTTCTGTGGAAATTGGTCCCTAAGCCCAGCTTTGCTTATGCTGCAGCTCTTCCTGTCAGGCTGGACATTTAACTTCTCACCATGGTTGGCTCTCACCATGGTTGGCTTCTCTTCACACCACTGAGAGGCCATGAGAAGGAGTTTGCTATGCGTTGTCGTTTCCAAAGTGTGGTGGAGAGTCCATGGCTGCTGTGTGTGTACTTTGGGCAGTTGTTCACATAACTGCAGGAGCACAGAAAGCAAATGCTGGCTTTATCTCCAGTGTCCTGGGTGTTCCTGCCATTTTGTTACCACCTCTGTATCTTCTCATGAATGGGCCAGAGACATGCATGCTAAGGGCACTGGTTGCCAGGGATCTTGGTTGGCATCAGTCAGATGCTtatttccacccacccacccgtccactcaccctcccacccacccactcccggcccgccccatcctgccctgtccccgcctccccaccccaccttggCCCCTCAGCTGCAGAGGCTAAAGAAACTTTTCCAACGCAAGCCCAAGGAGGAGCCCATCGAGGAGGAACTCCAGGCCAATGGGGAGCTGGTCACCCCCTCAGGGGGGCCCATCTACTactatgaggaggaggaggaggaagaagaagaggaacctGAGCCACCACCTGAGCCGGAAAAACCAGTCAACGACAAACCCCACAAGTTCAAGGATCATTACTTCAAAAAGCCCAAGTTTTGTGACGTCTGCGCCCGCATGATAGTCCGTAAGTCCTGCCTGTAAGAAGCAAACGGGggttggaagtgtgtgtgtgtgtgtgtgtgtgtgtgtgtgtgtgtgtgtgtgtgtgttgaagaaCTGGTTTCAATATCAGCAGGACAGGAAGGTGTCCAACTAGTGTGACTTCCGCTGGAATAGATGATTACTTGTGGTAGTCATGGGAGCGTATTTTGTGATGCTTGGAAGAAATTGCCGCTGCTGGTAGGGGAAATAGCTTCAGAAAAGAACAGAATAAGtcatggagatggggggggggggattttttggcCTGTGGTTatgattgccaatctccaggtggggtctggagatttcctgctattgcaACCAAtcaccaggcaacagagatcagctctcctggagaaaatggctgctttaaagagTGGTCCTATGAtattgtatcccactgaagttccccagctccacctccaaaatttccagTTATTTCCCCATTCAAAGCTGGCAAACCTACCTGTGATCAGTCAGTGACTATTGGAGTTGGGACGGTGGCTCTTTCCCAGTGAGGCTGCATCTACACATCACTGgaaattgtattattgtattacagCAGTTacttgcaactggattttcctatgTGGACAAGCCACTTCTATTGCCAGCTACTCCTACAACACAACGACAGCATGGTATTTAATGAGGTGCAGTCATGGCCTATGTTTATGCTGGGGGCTGGAGTCTTCCCTGCCagattttgggggcaggaggaaagaaagttaataatttccttccttcctttgaagtttgggggaggggccagAAAGGGAACTGTTTATCAGGATATCCCCTCCACTCTCCCTTGGGCTGCTGACTTCCACGTAGCTCCTGGAAATGTCCCAGGattgcaactaatctccagacgacagaggtcaagtcccctggagaaaatggctgctttggaggatggactctatgacatcataccctgcCATGTGCCCTCCCAGTTGAtgtctttcccaggctccacgcCCAAAATCTCGaggatttcccaacttggagctggcaactctatcctcCCATCCCCACCCTATTTGTACTGATAAATTGAAGGCTCGGAAGATATGTGACTCTCCGATGTGCTCTATGGTATTAATTTGGGAAATGATTCACTCATTTTGCCTCACCCGCTACACACTTGGTATCTAGCATGACTGCCTTGTCACCTGCCCTCTAACTGCTGATGAACGGTTGTGCTTGGAATTTCCCTGACCCAGTCAGAATTTCATCCTCCTGGCCAGAAAAAGAAGTTTTATAAGCCAGGCTTCGCTCACACTCCCCTCTGCTTATTCCTTTCTGTCGGGGTTATTAGAAACAAACTTTTTAAAGCATGGTACTtttcagagagaaagaaagagaaagagagagctctgcacatgctcaaaataTACATGATGCATTActatttgaggggaggggggatgctagCTGGCCGTCTTCACTAGACCCTCTCTGCATGGCCAATAAACatggtgtaggatggtaaaaaaaacattttggggaaggggggaacttcacacagatcccgcccctaacaTGAGTCttccccgtgttatttcccccaaactgggttttttgagaatcgtacTATTCACAAGCCTTTTCCAAAAAAacccgggttgcagccacttgcaagtgaACGGctaggcaggaggtgctttatttgcctccttttttaaaaaaaaatttgtggcttacatctgcgtagctacacaggtgcagatggtcgtatcatgagacatcagcatggctgtgagggttcagttgtgcatgcctgcgtagctacgcatgggtgggaagtaaatcaaaaagagatgtgtctccaggcaaaggtgcgacagcaacctggattgtttccgcgggctccaatcgctgcgtgcttggatgcatgtgaatgcgaaaacaggaaaacgggttactgtATCCTAACTGCAATCTGTGATACATTTTGCTATGCGGAAAGTGCCAAAGAAAGGCATCCTGAATAAGACTTTGCCAAAACATCCATTCTGAAGCCCATGAGAGAATGCCAGTCAAAAGCAGTCTCATTCCTCTCTCAATCTCCAGCTGGCTTAGGGCCTTTAGTGGCTTTACATGTGACAGTCAATCACTCTCTATGGTACAACATAGGAGAAATGAAAGTCCTAGAGTATCCAATGCCTCTATCCACTCTGGGATTTCttctagactctatggcagtggtggtgaacctttggtactccagatgttatggactacaattcccatcagcccctgccagcatgaccaattaactgttttcgctgtttttatgagttttaagttattttattgatgatatgGGATGGAGCCCATGTATTTATGTTGTGTGTATGACTTGCTCCTGCCTGACGTTgagttgaattgtgttgttcaccacccggagccctttggggattgggcggtataaaaattgaagcaattaattaaataaacaaacaaacaaacaaacaaacaaacaaacatctggagtgccaaaggttcgccaccacggctctatggttTGCCATGTTCTTCTCCATCTGAAGGGACTATTTCCTTccgggggaattgatctctatagtctggagatcacttgtaattcctgAAGAATGCCAGGCCTCCTCTTgaggctggtaaccctaattCTGCCTCTCCTTGGAAGCAGGTAGCAGGATTTTTGAAAGACAAGAGTTGGCAGTTGGAGTGGCAATCCACATGTGACAGCAGCAGATCTCTGCTTTTTAACACAGGGCTGCTCTAAGTCAAGCAGCAGTATAGAGCGCAGTTCAGAGCTACGGTTAAAGGGAAAAGCAGTGGTGTGGAGTAAAATTTACAATGCTGAAGGAGGGATGAGggaaaggaggttttttttctgcCACAGGGTTGGTTCTTCCTCAGACAAGGTGCCAAAATAAAAGTTATTCTCAGCCCAGCTGAATGTGGAGATTGGGGCACCTTTTGCAATTCAGATCATACTTCATACCCTCTTTGTTTGCATACATTGGGGACAGACCTACACTTAAGGATGTCCGTGGTTTTGTTACTTATGcatgggcagtggcgtatctgcccaggagcatggggtaacccatgtccccgggcgtaTGCCATCTGGTCACttgaggggtgcaaaattggctccccacatgaccagagagtcagcctccctCCAGGAAGCATGGAGCAGGCTGCTTCCTCAGCTGGCAGTCAAGCCTCTTCtgggcaccctccccccctccccactgcagggagcctgggagggagggcagaatgcCCCAAGACAGGACTAGGCTTGCTAAAAGCAGGAGGATGGGGCCATATTCCTGATCTCCAAGATCAGTGCCTTGGACTGTGTTTTCAACTTACGGTGAGCATTTcgacaacatacccatgagcctttgctaaatgtggagatcaggaacgtggccccatccccctgcttttagcaggcctagtcctgccttggactcTCTTTTCAAGTTACTGTtgaaaatgctcaccataacttgaaaagatcgTTCAAGGCAGGACAgggcctgctaaaagcaaaaGAACGGGGCAGCATCCCTGAtctccagggaggccagggggtggggctgagggaggcccaatTTTGTACACTCTGCAGGTGGGCAGGGCTTCATGGGCCTCCTGCAGCAGGGATGGGCAGGGCTCCCGGGGGGCACTCGGAGGAGGCTTTGTCTCCCGGCGCTGTTTGGACCCTCTGTTCATAGGCCACTAGGAGAAAGTtgttgaatgggggggggggggttctttgtttCAATCCTGCCCCAAACTAACtgctgttttttctgttttagtcAACAACAAGTATGGCTTGAGATGTAAGAACTGTAAAACCCACATCCACCATAGCTGCCAGAGCTATGTGGAACTTCAGCGTTGCTTTGGCAAGATTGTAAGTGTTTCTTCTTGACCTCAAAGCTGTTTCTCCCTGTCATAGACTCTCCCGAGTTGTCTGTACCTGAGGAACACCCAAGCTTGACTACTACAATGTGGGGTGTCGGTGTGtgttggatatatatatatatatatatattagcagagtagaacagagtagaacagaagagatagagtttcagttgctttttataaatgagtttgctAACTATAGATAAAATAAACTATAaagggagataaaataagaaatcctttctttcctgtcacacatctacattactgtacatttggttacatcttggtacctatctgctgtctcgtgctcatggtggtggtggtgtcatgtctgctcaagcaaagaaacagagttaactttataacttcagaggCACGTGCTGGCTAACATATAAGCAATGGCtgtctcactgaccaatagctaatcaatagaccaggtcataaacagtgacttcggcaacttgtttacatacaaacagttaactcttttgtaactgagttgtgacagaccagaggcggagcgaggggaaactgcgcccagagcacaggcgtagctaccatggggacatccggggacaagtgccccgggcgccaccttgtggtgggcgcaaaaattgcaggcttgtttgtggctttctgtattttttactgtttttctcgattttggtctgcagggggcacagtttttaggctagcggcaccagaatttcaggctatcgtcaggtgactctcctgatgataccagccaggtttggtgaagtttggttcagggggtccaaagatatggaccacataagggggtggccccaccctccattgtttccaatgggagctaatagtagatggggctatcattttgagggtccataactttggaccctctgaatcaaacttcactaaacctaggtggtatcataaggatagtctcctgctgataccacccaggtttggtgaaggttggttcagggggcgcaaaactcagatttcgtcctgggctccattttccccagctacgccactggcccagAGCGCACGCGCGccttgcacccctgctgcagcgccgcctgccccggaacgcccctaccatgccccctccacggcccagccacgcctccacccAGGGTgcagcctccctgccctgtgGTTGCTACGCCACTGTaccagacacttgcaaaatcccaacagggcCCTTGGACAGTGTTCAAAAACTTCAGAACCTTCAAAATATTGCAGTTGTGTCATTGGGACTGGAGCCGAGAGGGCTGCAGACATTTCCTTTGCAGAGTGAATGGAAACCATTACTTTTAGGattttgtttttccccctgtgaTTACAACTGAACAAACTGGCATGAATTTATGTTAATATTTTAGAAGAATTGCACACTTGGCCGAGATATATGTTGCTGTGCATATGAAAACTGGAGATTTATCGACATTTCACCAGCTAATATTGGGTCTCTCTAGACTggctgtcatggaagatgctatcgctacagtaaagggaagtcacatatgactgtgaaaagcatctttgccttttgatctcctggagggaggacaggaaactatgcagaggtgctaggatgaaacttcaaaggttttgggaacctcatggcgagcgggaaaagttttcttggagagtgagggaacaaagcctaggtgactctatcatgggctaagctaagagaagcacctattggctggaggtcccaagagatccacaagaagcattcagctggtcaatttctctaaatgcatttatgttttatttctttgttttgaacttttacaataaatcttcaagaaatcagctggtctggagtttaataggagggaaaagaacccgagattgaggtgagataagagtggctctcccaagcttaatctcagcctcagtcatcataCTGGCATTCCCCAAACCCAtaccatttggggaaaaaatctgtaaCTCAGGAGACACACATGTGCATCTCAAACTTAATGAACATCTGAAATGAACCTGAACTGCAGGATCCAGAGAGACAGAAAGCTTTGCATAAGCCTGTTCAGAGAATCCATAGTACTGAATGGAGCTGAATCCTTGTCTAGCTCTAAAGACCTATTCAGGTTTTGCCCTACATCAAAAGAATGTACATGTCACAAGAAAATGTGCAACCTGTCACTCACCTGCTGTGAGTGTTGCAAATATATGTGTTTCTCTGCAAGCAGAAAAATACACTTGCTTGCCAAAATTGTAGCCTGGTAGTGATTGCGTTCCCTCCTACCCCGTGTGAAAGTTCTTTGTCTGTAGAATAAGGTAACACATAAACCCTGTACTAGTTTGTAGCTCTGCAAAGAGAAGACTccaaatccatttttttccaatggatCCACTGCATAGCCTTGTGCCAGGTTGCTCCGCCTCAACTACACATGTGCAAAATGGTGGCGGCTTTTCCCTGAGGGGTGTGCCAAGCAAGGCAAAGCTTAttccacttccccccacccccgcaattgTTAAATGCTATTTGAAAAGATAATTCATTTTTTCCACTGTGAGTCACTGAGTCAGATGTACTTCCAAACTACAGTATGTAAATAATGTGTATAAAATGTCATTCCACTTAACTTGAGTTAAGTTATACTTGACAgctttttattgtttaattttctgTAATTAATTGATATAATTCTGGAGAGATGTAGAGGGGAAgtctggaaggggaggggtaaCCTAtgagaggggagggaaatgggagggggaaggaaggagaactTACATAAAAATGAGCAGCAATTCCATGTACTAGATAAGCAGAACAGGTTTTCTTTCAAATCCAACTTTTTCCCTTTATAAATCTGCATAATTCTGTATAAATCTGTGTAATGACATCTTGAATCTAAATCttaaatttaaaccttgagttttatattGGGCATATGcattgggaaattttatcgctgcttttaaacgtttatttaattacactgtattttatatgttgtacaccgcccagagcccttcggggatggggcggcataaaaatctaataaaataaataataaaataaataattcatacGCTCATACTTGTGGTGACACTAATGTACAGCTTCTTCCAGTTTTTCTTGAAACTGCCATAAAAAAGTTATATGAAAAGAAAAGATGTACTTCCAAACAACTAGGGCTGCTAGTGGTCTGTTTTGCAGGGTGTCTCCACTCCTCGTTTTGTAGAGGGACATGTTCTGCTTTCCCCCCTGTCCTTCCGCCAGGGTGTGATCCTCCTCTTTGTCTTGCAGCCTCCAGGTTTTCGTCGTGCTTACAGCTCTCCATTGTATAGCGCTCAGCAACAAGGCAAGTCAACCCCTCGGATCCTTGACCATCCTGTGATGGCCCTCTTTCACAGGAGCACACGGAGGTGCCatttactgagtcagaccctttttgcagaggtgggatccagcaggttctcaccagttcccgagagtgggttactaattattggtgtgtgccgagagggggttactaattgggtctgcttttctgttagaaattccattaggtccaaaaaatcacaaagtcctgttgtttcctatgtggctggttagcgaaggtagaaaatgggatcattctccctgttgggctgttttaaaaacatgttttagaaatatggtcaagttccttgtttaaggaaagtacccttcttttgatttctagaaacaaaattaagtatttgaaagtattacgtatttgacaggcagtcagttagaggagaagtagttgtttctgttggcagtagatgataggacttgctataatgagtttaaattatggacagaaagataccagctggaaattaggaactttttttttacagtaagagttttttacagtaacagagaaattattaatgccctgccccggaatgtctggccacgcccccgtcgtgccccgcccagccccattggcgctacgccactgtttgaatcccaccaccatgggaacctgttactaaaatttttggatcccaccactgcctttttgGTCTATCACTgtaagtattgtctactctgactggcagtagctctccagagtctcatttccttttctccttttaactggagatgatggggatCCAACCTGGGGCCTTCCGCTGCTGAGCCACAGCATCTCCTCTTGCTGTTTACTGCAGCCTAACTTGTTTGTTTTGCTCTGCAGCTAACAGAAGTGATCCTGTGTTTGAGACGCTGCGAACAGGTGTCGTCATGGCAAATAAAGAACGCAAGAAAGGACAGGATGACAAGAAGAATGTAAGGGGAATAGATTTGGGGTGTGCCGTTTGGATGTGTGATATATATCTCGTAGTAAACGTAGGGCATGGCACTCCGTGGCAAGTTGGAGTGAGCATGTTACAAGGGCTAATGTGAGATAGAATTTAGGTGTGCCACCACCCATCTGgacttcttctttccctctgcctTTTGACACAGCCACCTCCACCTTCACTGCTCACTATAGCATATATAATGTTGAAAATAATAAGTTGAAAACAATACAAACAGTTCCAGTAAAAATGAagataaaaccatattttaaaagaattaattaAAAGTTGAAATTCAGAAGAGGACATAAAAGGGGTGTAAAAGAGCAAGAAGATGAGATGAAGATTTCGCTGCTTTCTAAAAGCTGCCAAAGAGAGCGCCCAGTCAACTAACCAAAGGCAGGAGGGCATTTCTATTTAATGTTGGAGCTACCACTAAATAGGCCCTGTTGAAAGTGTGGTGTATGAAGtagttcttcagatgttcatggactgcaattcccgtCAGCCATAAttgcccatgccagcaggagctgatgggaattgtagttcatgaacatctgaagcgccagagttggacacccccgaaGTCGTGCCTTACTAGATGAACTGGATagcttcccctggaggaaaagctgtggCTATCACTGTGCCAATATGTCCTCTCAGTTGATGCCTCTTTCAGGTCAGAATGAAGTCATATTAAATGCATGAGGACTGGGAACACAGCCACTGTTCGGTGTAATTCTCCCCCTCCATATCTACTTACCTGTATCCTGACCTCACAGTGCAGTACATGTCCCATGTTGGATGTCAGTACATTAGATTGGGAGAATGCAAAATGCATGATGTGGAACATAGCCCTAGAAGTGCATAGCAAGAacttttttccatcttccatGATGACTAGAACTCATCGGCATTTAATTAAGTTGATAGGCAataggttcaggacagacaaaaggaaatgcttctttaccccatgagagccagtgtggtgtaatggtcaagagctggtggattctaatctggagaaccggatttgattccacgctcctccacctgagtggtggaggcttatctggtgaaccagttgtgtttccgcactcctacattcctgctgggtgaccttgggctagtcacagttctctcgtgaactgtttcagccccacctacctcacagggtgtctgttatggggagaggaagggaaaggagcttgtaagccacctcgagtctccttacaggagagaaaggtgggatataaatccaaactcttcttcattacaTTTAAAGAGAAGTCATACACAACTCTCAGAGACTCATATCTCCCTTCTTGCTTTGTAGCCCTTGGCTGCTATGATGGAGGAGGAAACAGAGGCCCCTAAGTTAGAGGACAGCAAACAAGAAGAAGGTAAGTGCCCTGGCAAATCTCTTCCACGGCAGCTCTCCAGTTCCTATATTTGCTAGATTGCCAACCTGATGCTGAACTCATGCAAACCAGTTGTAAATGAGGTGGGTGAACACAGCAGAGAGTGATAAGAGCCAAGTTCAGTGCAACAAACCTTTCATCTGTTATATTGATTGAATGATGCCCAATGGCAACAATGCATATGCAGTAACTTTCCAATTGAGAAATTAATTTCAGACTAGCTGCCTTATGGTAAAGCAAAGAATGGGAGGAGAACATGACATTTGGTCTGTAATTCGTCATCCTGGAAATCtcagatctgatttttttttttaaaaggcaagtttCTAGCATTTTTCTGCCAAGGAAGCCTTGAAAGAGTGGGAGGGAATTTATCACCTCCTATCAGCGGTAGACAAAGGGAAAATAAGTGACGCCTAATGAAATTTCTGCTGCTAGGAAAGGCTTAGCAGGATTTCCAAAGGATACGGGACTTCACTGTCCGTCTTAGACCTTGTCCTGTGACCAACAGAAGAATCAATTATGTACAGTAAGGAAATATATGCAAATTGGCTTAGTATAAATTGATGCAGGTTGAAGTACTTGGCTTTTTGGTGCATAATTTGAATTTAATGTTTTTAGTGAGCTGGTGTGGCGTTAGAGGTTCAGAGGGGTGGAGTCTaaactgaagaactgggtttctttccccatttctccagatgcagcctgctgggtgatcttgggctaatcac of Sphaerodactylus townsendi isolate TG3544 linkage group LG03, MPM_Stown_v2.3, whole genome shotgun sequence contains these proteins:
- the LOC125428023 gene encoding SH3 and cysteine-rich domain-containing protein 3-like, producing the protein MTEKEILEPPASPTSEGGKGLQRLKKLFQRKPKEEPIEEELQANGELVTPSGGPIYYYEEEEEEEEEEPEPPPEPEKPVNDKPHKFKDHYFKKPKFCDVCARMIVLNNKYGLRCKNCKTHIHHSCQSYVELQRCFGKIPPGFRRAYSSPLYSAQQQANRSDPVFETLRTGVVMANKERKKGQDDKKNPLAAMMEEETEAPKLEDSKQEEGGPTLPNQPSGLRGRTARPGQAKGGEANCGHAETSSAEARKVAMGRKNPEGVTMASGRGGTARRGHLSTTGS